From Vitis vinifera cultivar Pinot Noir 40024 chromosome 5, ASM3070453v1, the proteins below share one genomic window:
- the LOC100266253 gene encoding 7-deoxyloganetic acid glucosyltransferase: MEHRSVSPHVLIFPLPVQGHVNPMLKLAELLSLAGLRITFLNSDYNHHRLLRYTNILDRYTRYPGFRFQTISDGLPLDRPWTGAGLRDMMDGIKATTKPLFREMVISWCQSSDPVTCIIADGLMSFAIDVANEVGVPIISCRTVSPCCFLAYFSFAELIEAGEVPFKDDDMDRLVTRVPGMEGFLRRRDLPSFCRTRDANDRGIQFIITETQQTPRAHALILNTFEDLDGPILSQIRNHCPKIYTIGPLHAHLKSRLASETTTSQFSNSFWEEDRSCLAWLDRQPSKSFIYVSFGSITVITKEQMMEFWHGLVNSGSRFLWVIRPDSLTEKDGEFQLQAQLREVTKERGQIVDWAPQEEVLAHPAVGGFLTHGGWNSTLESIFAGVPMICWPYFSDQQLNSRFVSHVWKIGMDMKDTCDRVTVEKMVRDVMEERRAEFTKSVDAMAKLARSSLSEGGTSYCNFNRLIEDIRLMSAS; encoded by the exons ATGGAACATCGGTCTGTCTCTCCCCATGTCCTCATCTTCCCTTTACCAGTTCAAGGCCACGTCAATCCCATGCTCAAGCTCGCCGAACTTCTTTCCCTCGCCGGCCTCCGCATCACCTTCCTCAACTCCGACTACAACCACCACCGCCTCCTCCGTTACACAAATATTCTGGATAGATACACGCGCTATCCTGGCTTCCGTTTCCAAACAATCTCCGATGGGTTGCCATTGGATCGTCCGTGGACTGGTGCCGGATTGAGGGATATGATGGATGGAATAAAAGCCACGACCAAACCACTGTTTAGGGAGATGGTAATTTCGTGGTGCCAGAGTTCCGACCCGGTGACCTGCATCATAGCAGATGGGCTCATGAGTTTTGCCATTGATGTTGCCAATGAAGTTGGAGTTCCCATCATTTCTTGCCGTACTGTCAGTCCTTGTTGCTTCTTGGCATATTTCTCTTTCGCCGAACTCATTGAAGCAGGGGAAGTCCCCTTTAAAG ATGATGATATGGATCGGCTAGTAACCAGAGTGCCGGGAATGGAGGGGTTTCTCCGGCGGCGAGATCTACCTAGTTTTTGCCGTACCAGGGATGCAAATGACCGCGGAATCCAGTTTATAATCACGGAGACTCAACAAACCCCACGAGCCCATGCCCTCATACTGAATACATTTGAAGACCTAGACGGACCCATACTCTCTCAAATACGCAATCACTGCCCAAAAATCTACACCATTGGACCTCTCCACGCACATCTCAAATCCAGGCTTGCATCCGAAACAACCACGTCACAGTTTTCCAACAGTTTCTGGGAGGAAGACAGAAGCTGCTTAGCGTGGCTTGATCGCCAGCCATCAAAATCTTTCATCTACGTCAGCTTCGGAAGCATCACGGTCATCACAAAGGAGCAGATGATGGAGTTCTGGCACGGTCTAGTCAACAGCGGGAGTCGCTTCTTGTGGGTCATACGGCCAGACTCCCTCACAGAAAAAGATGGAGAGTTTCAGCTGCAAGCGCAGCTCCGGGAAGTGACGAAGGAGAGGGGTCAAATTGTGGATTGGGCTCCACAGGAAGAGGTTCTAGCGCACCCGGCTGTGGGTGGGTTCCTAACTCACGGTGGATGGAACTCCACGCTTGAGAGTATATTCGCCGGAGTGCCAATGATTTGCTGGCCGTATTTTTCTGATCAACAGTTAAACAGTAGGTTCGTGAGCCATGTTTGGAAGATAGGTATGGATATGAAGGACACTTGCGATAGAGTTACTGTTGAAAAGATGGTGAGAGATGTAATGGAAGAGAGAAGAGCCGAGTTCACCAAATCGGTAGATGCCATGGCAAAATTGGCAAGAAGTAGCCTGAGTGAAGGTGGGACCTCCTACTGTAACTTTAACCGTTTGATCGAGGATATTAGGTTGATGAGCGCCTCATAG